One stretch of Mangifera indica cultivar Alphonso chromosome 9, CATAS_Mindica_2.1, whole genome shotgun sequence DNA includes these proteins:
- the LOC123224932 gene encoding tubulin alpha chain-like codes for MRECISIHIGQAGIQVGNACWELYCLEHGIQPDGQMPSDKTVGGGDDAFNTFFSETGAGKHVPRAVFLDLEPTVIDEVRTGTYRQLFHPEQLISGKEDAANNFARGHYTIGKEIVDLCLDRIRKLADNCTGLQGFLVFHAVGGGTGSGLGSLLLERLSVDYGKKSKLGFTVYPSPQVSTSVVEPYNSVLSTHSLLEHTDVSVLLDNEAIYDICRRSLDIERPTYTNLNRLVSQVISSLTASLRFDGALNVDVTEFQTNLVPYPRIHFMLSSYAPVISAEKAYHEQLSVAEITNSAFEPSSMMAKCDPRHGKYMACCLMYRGDVVPKDVNAAVATIKTKRTIQFVDWCPTGFKCGINYQPPTVVPGGDLAKVQRAVCMISNSTSVAEVFSRIDHKFDLMYAKRAFVHWYVGEGMEEGEFSEAREDLAALEKDYEEVGAESAEGEDDEGDEY; via the exons ATGAGAGAGTGTATCTCGATCCACATCGGCCAAGCCGGTATTCAAGTCGGTAACGCCTGCTGGGAGCTTTACTGCCTTGAACATGGCATTCAG CCTGATGGGCAAATGCCGAGTGACAAGACTGTTGGCGGTGGAGACGACGCTTTCAACACTTTTTTCAGCGAAACCGGAGCCGGAAAACATGTGCCACGTGCCGTGTTTCTGGATCTGGAACCGACTGTGATTGATGAAGTGAGAACGGGGACTTACCGCCAATTGTTTCACCCGGAACAGCTGATTAGTGGCAAAGAAGATGCTGCTAATAACTTTGCTAGAGGACACTACACca TTGGGAAGGAGATTGTGGATTTATGTCTTGATAGGATTAGGAAATTAGCTGATAACTGTACTGGGCTTCAAGGGTTTCTTGTATTTCATGCTGTTGGTGGTGGAACTGGATCCGGGCTCGGATCTTTGCTTCTTGAGAGGCTCTCTGTTGATTATGGCAAAAAGTCAAAACTTGGCTTCACTGTATACCCTTCACCTCAGGTTTCAACCTCAGTTGTTGAGCCTTACAACAGTGTGCTATCAACACACTCTCTGCTGGAACACACTGATGTATCTGTGTTGCTTGACAATGAAGCCATTTATGACATTTGTCGCCGCTCTCTTGACATCGAGAGACCCACTTACACTAATCTCAACAGGCTTGTTTCTCAG GTGATTTCTTCTCTAACAGCCTCTCTTCGTTTTGATGGAGCCTTGAATGTGGATGTGACTGAGTTTCAAACGAATTTAGTCCCATATCCCAGGATTCACTTCATGCTTTCATCATATGCGCCTGTGATTTCGGCAGAAAAGGCCTACCACGAGCAGCTCTCAGTGGCGGAAATCACAAACAGCGCCTTTGAGCCTTCATCCATGATGGCTAAATGCGACCCCCGCCATGGGAAATACATGGCATGCTGTTTGATGTACAGAGGAGATGTAGTCCCCAAAGATGTCAATGCAGCTGTGGCCACGATCAAGACCAAGAGGACTATTCAGTTTGTCGATTGGTGCCCAACTGGGTTCAAGTGTGGAATCAACTACCAGCCTCCAACGGTGGTTCCTGGAGGGGACTTGGCCAAGGTTCAGAGGGCTGTGTGTATGATTTCAAACTCAACAAGCGTGGCTGAAGTATTCTCAAGAATTGATCACAAGTTTGATCTGATGTATGCGAAGAGGGCGTTTGTGCATTGGTATGTTGGAGAGGGAATGGAAGAGGGAGAATTCTCAGAGGCAAGAGAGGATTTAGCTGCACTTGAAAAGGATTATGAGGAAGTTGGAGCTGAGTCTGCTGAGGGAGAAGATGATGAAGGAGATGAGTACTAA
- the LOC123225062 gene encoding ABC transporter B family member 19-like, translating to MAEATEASKSLPPEAEKKKEQSLPFYQLFSFADKFDWFLMILGSLGAIVHGSSMPIFFLLFGEMVNGFGKNQMDLHKMIHEVSKYALYFVYLGLVVCLSSYAEIACWMYTGERQVSTLRKKYLEAVLKQDVGFFDTDARTGDIVFSVSTDTLLVQDAISEKVGNFIHYLSTFLAGLVVGFVSAWRLALLSVAVIPGIAFAGGLYAYTLTGLTSKSRESYANAGIIAEQAIAQVRTVYSFVGEGKALNSYSDAIQNTLKLGYKAGMAKGLGLGCTYGIACMSWALVFWYAGVFIRNGQTDGGKAFTAIFSAIVGGMSLGQSFSNLGAFSKGKAAGYKLMEIIKQKPSIIQDPSDGKCLSEVNGNIEFKDVTFSYPSRPDVIIFRNFSIFLPARKTVAVVGGSGSGKSTVVSLIERFYDPNQGQVLLDNVDIRTLHLGWLRDQIGLVNQEPALFATTILENILYGKTDATMAEVEAAASAANAHSFITLLPNGYNTQVGERGVQLSGGQKQRIAITRAMLKNPKILVLDEATSALDASSESIVQEALDRLMVGRTTVVVAHRLSTIRNVDTIAVIQQGQVVETGTHEELIAKAGAYASLIRFQEMVRNRDFANPSTCRSRSSHLSHSLSTKSLGLRLGSLRNLSYSYSTGADGRMEMVSSTETDHKNPAPDGYFFRLLKLNAPEWPYSIMGALGSVLSGFIGPTFAIVMSNMIEVFYYRNPAAMERKTKEYVFIYIGAGLYAVVAYLIQHYFFSIMGENLTTRVRRMMLAAILRNEVGWFDEEEHNSSLVAARLATDAADVKSAIAERISVILQNMTSLLTSFIVAFIVEWRVSLLILVTFPLLVLANFAQQLSLKGFAGDTAKAHAKTSMVAGEGVSNIRTVAAFNAQNKILSLFCHELHVPQRQSLRRSQSSGILFGLSQLALYASEALILWYGAHLVSKGVSTFSKVIKVFVVLVITANSVAETVSLAPEIIRGGEAVGSVFSILDRSTRIDPDDPDAEPVETIRGEIELRHVDFAYPSRPDIIVFKDFNLRIRAGQSQALVGASGSGKSSVIALIERFYDPIVGKVMIDGKDIRRLNLKSLRLKIGLVQQEPALFAASIFDNIAYGKDGATEAEVIEAARAANVHGFVSALPDGYKTPVGERGVQLSGGQKQRIAIARAVLKNPTILLLDEATSALDAESECVLQEALKKLMRGRTTVLVAHRLSTIRGVDNIAVVQDGRIVEQGSHSELVSRAEGAYSRLLQLQHHHI from the exons ATGGCTGAGGCCACTGAGGCTTCCAAGTCATTGCCTCCTGAAgctgagaaaaagaaagagcaaAGCTTGCCATTTTATCAGCTTTTCTCATTTGCAGACAAGTTTGATTGGTTTTTGATGATCCTTGGAAGCTTAGGAGCTATTGTTCATGGCTCTTCTATGCctattttctttctcctttttggTGAAATGGTCAATGGCTTTGGCAAAAACCAAATGGACTTACACAAAATGATTCATGAAGTCTCCAAG TATGCACTTTACTTTGTGTACCTTGGCCTCGTTGTGTGTTTGTCATCTTATGCAG AAATTGCATGCTGGATGTACACTGGAGAGAGACAAGTAAGCACACTGAGGAAAAAGTATTTGGAGGCTGTGTTGAAACAAGATGTGGGGTTCTTTGATACTGATGCAAGAACTGGTGATATTGTCTTTAGTGTTTCAACAGACACTCTTCTCGTTCAAGATGCCATTAGTGAGAAG GTGGggaattttattcattatttgtCAACATTTCTGGCGGGTTTGGTGGTTGGTTTTGTATCAGCATGGAGGCTAGCACTGCTGAGTGTGGCAGTCATTCCTGGTATTGCTTTTGCTGGAGGCTTATACGCATATACTCTCACTGGCCTCACATCCAAGAGCCGGGAATCGTATGCGAATGCTGGAATAATTGCCGAGCAG GCCATTGCACAAGTTCGGACAGTGTACTCTTTTGTTGGTGAGGGCAAGGCCCTTAATTCCTATTCAGATGCGATACAGAACACGTTGAAACTTGGATATAAGGCTGGTATGGCCAAAGGTCTTGGTCTGGGATGTACATATGGAATTGCTTGCATGTCATGGGCTCTTGTTTTCTGGTACGCTGGTGTATTTATCAGGAATGGACAGACTGATGGAGGGAAGGCATTCACAGCAATTTTCTCTGCCATTGTTGGTGGCAT GAGTTTGGGTCAGTCTTTTTCAAATCTCGGAGCATTTAGCAAAGGTAAAGCAGCTGGCTACAAATTGATGGAAATCATCAAGCAAAAGCCGTCCATAATTCAGGACCCCTCAGATGGAAAATGCTTGTCGGAGGTTAATGGCAATATAGAATTCAAGGATGTAACCTTCAGCTATCCATCGAGGCCGGATGTCATCATCTTCAGGaatttctcaatttttcttCCTGCCAGAAAGACTGTTGCAGTTGTTGGTGGCAGTGGATCTGGAAAAAGCACTGTTGTCTCTTTAATAGAAAGATTCTATGATCCTAATCAGG GGCAAGTTTTGCTGGATAACGTGGACATTAGAACACTTCATCTGGGATGGTTACGTGATCAGATAGGTCTTGTGAACCAAGAGCCAGCACTCTTTGCAACCACCATACTTGAGAACATACTCTATGGAAAAACTGATGCAACAATGGCTGAAGTGGAAGCTGCTGCTTCTGCTGCAAATGCACATAGCTTTATCACCTTACTTCCTAATGGGTACAACACTCAG GTGGGAGAGCGTGGAGTGCAGCTTTCTGGTGGCCAGAAACAGAGAATTGCAATCACCAGAGCAATGTTGAAAAATCCCAAGATTCTTGTCCTTGATGAAGCAACTAGTGCACTTGATGCAAGCTCAGAGAGCATTGTCCAAGAAGCGCTCGATCGTCTCATGGTGGGAAGAACAACTGTTGTTGTTGCTCATCGCCTCTCCACCATTAGAAATGTTGATACAATTGCAGTTATACAACAAGGACAGGTAGTTGAGACAGGAACACATGAAGAATTGATTGCTAAGGCTGGGGCCTATGCTTCATTAATCAGATTCCAAGAAATGGTCAGGAATAGAGACTTTGCAAACCCATCAACCTGCCGTTCACGTTCTTCACATCTAAGCCATTCATTGTCAACAAAGTCCCTAGGCCTCCGCTTGGGCAGCTTAAGAAACTTGAGCTATTCCTACAGTACTGGTGCTGATGGCAGGATGGAGATGGTCTCAAGCACTGAAACTGACCACAAAAATCCTGCCCCTGATGGCTATTTCTTCCGTCTTCTCAAGCTTAATGCTCCTGAATGGCCATATTCAATAATGGGTGCCTTAGGGTCTGTGCTATCTGGTTTCATAGGTCCAACTTTTGCTATTGTGATGAGCAATATGATTGAAGTTTTTTACTATAGAAATCCTGCAGCCATGGAAAGGAAAACTAAGGAGTATGTCTTTATTTACATTGGTGCTGGTCTTTATGCTGTTGTTGCATATTTGATACAGCATTACTTCTTCAGTATCATGGGAGAGAACCTCACCACAAGGGTGAGAAGAATGATGCTTGCAG CAATCCTAAGGAATGAAGTTGGATGGTTCGATGAGGAAGAGCATAACTCAAGCCTAGTTGCAGCTCGATTAGCAACTGATGCTGCAGATGTCAAATCGGCAATCGCTGAAAGAATCTCAGTCATACTTCAAAACATGACTTCGCTACTCACTTCATTTATTGTTGCCTTCATAGTGGAATGGAGAGTCTCACTTCTCATTCTGGTCACCTTCCCTCTTCTGGTCCTTGCCAACTTTGCTCAA CAACTCTCTCTGAAAGGGTTTGCTGGAGACACTGCCAAGGCTCATGCAAAGACCAGCATGGTTGCTGGTGAGGGAGTGAGCAATATCCGAACTGTTGCAGCGTTTAATGCTCAGAACAAGATCCTCTCCTTGTTCTGTCATGAGCTTCATGTGCCACAACGACAAAGCCTGAGACGTAGCCAGAGCTCTGGCATTCTTTTTGGGCTTTCTCAGCTTGCTCTTTATGCCTCTGAAGCTCTCATTCTATGGTATGGTGCCCACCTTGTTAGCAAAGGTGTATCAACATTTTCAAAGGTTATCAAGGTTTTTGTAGTCCTAGTCATCACGGCAAATTCAGTTGCAGAAACTGTTAGTCTTGCTCCAGAGATTATTAGGGGAGGTGAAGCTGTTGGTTCAGTGTTTTCTATTTTGGACCGCTCTACCAGGATTGACCCTGATGATCCTGATGCCGAGCCTGTAGAAACCATTCGCGGAGAAATTGAACTTAGACATGTTGATTTTGCGTATCCATCACGGCCtgatattattgttttcaaagACTTTAACCTTAGAATCCGTGCTGGCCAGAGCCAAGCTCTTGTGGGTGCTAGTGGGTCTGGTAAAAGTTCTGTGATTGCATTGATAGAGCGTTTTTATGATCCAATAGTTGGGAAAGTTATGATTGATGGAAAGGATATTCGTAGACTGAACTTGAAGTCCCTTAGACTTAAGATTGGATTGGTGCAACAAGAGCCAGCCCTATTTGCCGCAAGCATTTTTGACAACATTGCATATGGAAAAGACGGAGCAACCGAAGCTGAAGTAATTGAAGCGGCTCGTGCAGCTAATGTTCATGGATTTGTCAGTGCATTGCCTGATGGATATAAAACACCAGTTGGTGAGAGAGGGGTTCAACTTTCTGGGGGTCAAAAACAAAGGATAGCAATTGCTAGGGCTGTTCTCAAGAACCCAACAATACTCTTGCTTGATGAGGCCACAAGTGCCCTTGATGCTGAATCTGAGTGTGTGCTACAAGAAGCACTCAAGAAGCTAATGAGGGGTCGAACCACAGTGCTTGTGGCTCACCGCTTATCCACAATAAGAGGCGTGGACAACATTGCGGTGGTGCAAGATGGTCGGATAGTAGAACAAGGTAGCCACTCCGAATTGGTTAGCCGAGCTGAAGGTGCATACTCTAGACTCTTGCAACTACAGCATCATCACATATGA
- the LOC123226150 gene encoding transcription factor PRE5-like — MSSRRSRQSGSRISDDQIIDLVSKLRQLLPEIRDRRPDKVSASKVLQETCNYIRSLHREVDDLSERLSQLLSTIDADSAEAAIIRSLIM, encoded by the exons atGTCTAGCCGAAGGTCGAGGCAATCTGGTTCGAGGATCAGTGATGATCAGATCATTGATCTCGTTTCCAAATTACGCCAACTTCTTCCTGAGATTCGTGATAGGCGCCCTGACAAG GTTTCGGCATCCAAGGTTCTACAGGAAACCTGCAACTACATTAGAAGTTTGCACAGAGAAGTTGATGATCTGAGTGAGCGACTATCTCAGCTTCTCTCTACCATTGATGCTGATAGTGCTGAGGCTGCAATAATTAGGAGTTTAATTATGTAa